In the Rhinoderma darwinii isolate aRhiDar2 chromosome 13, aRhiDar2.hap1, whole genome shotgun sequence genome, one interval contains:
- the LASP1 gene encoding LIM and SH3 domain protein 1, translated as MNPSCARCGKVVYPTEKVNCLDKFWHKACFHCESCKMTLNMKNYKGYDKKPYCSAHYPKQSFTMVADTPENLRLKQQSELQSQIRYKEDFEKNKGKGFSVVADTPELQRIKKTQDQISNIKYHEEFEKSRMGNSSVDAGDMDRRGSEEVTNYRRPPSESMPPHQPPASSSAYQHHRQQPQPQPPKYGYHEPAAPVVTQHSAPAGGKRFRAVYDYTAADEDEVSFQDGDTIINVQQIDDGWMYGTVERTGDTGMLPANYVESY; from the exons TTTTGGCATAAAGCATGCTTCCACTGCGAGAGCTGCAAGATGACCCTGAACATGAAGAACTACAAGGGATACGATAAGAAGCCATACTGTAGCGC GCATTACCCCAAACAATCCTTCACTATGGTGGCTGACACTCCAGAAAACCTCCGCTTGAAGCAGCAGAGTGAGCTGCAGAGCCAG attcGTTACAAGGAAGACTTTGAAAAGAATAAAGGCAAGGGATTTAGTGTGGTGGccgacactccagagctgcagagaATTAAGAAGACACAGGACCAGATCAGTAAT ATTAAATATCATGAAGAATTTGAGAAGAGCCGGATGGGAAATTCATCCGTTGATGCAGGAGATATGGACCGCAGAGGGTCAGAAGAAGTTACCAATTACCGCCGACCCCCCTCAGAGAGCATGCCGCCCCATCAGCCCCCGGCCAGTAGCTCAG CTTATCAACATCACCGGCAACAACCGCAGCCGCAGCCCCCCAAATATGGTTACCATGAGCCAGCAGCTCCTGTCGTTACTCAGCACAGCGCCCCAGCAGGAGGG AAACGTTTCAGAGCCGTGTATGATTACACCGCAGCAGATGAAGACGAGGTCTCCTTCCAGGATGGTGACACTATTATCAATGTGCAGCAGATTGATGATGGATGGATGTATGGAACCGTGGAGCGCACAGGGGATACGGGCATGCTTCCTGCAAATTACGTTGAATCCTACTAA